The DNA sequence AGAGGCTAAAAGGATTGGTGCGGTAGATACAAACTTTGTTAATTCAAATGGCCTTTCAGATGAAAATCATTACACAACAGCATATGACCTGTATCTTATATTTAATGAAGCTCTAAAAGATCCAAGATTTGCAAACTATGCCGGATGTGCTTCTTACAATGTTACATATACAGCGGCAGATGGCAGTCAGGTTACAAAAAATTGGAGAAATGGAAATAGATATATAACAGGTCAGGTGGCGGCACCTTATGGAGTAGCTGTGGAAGCCGGAAAAACCGGTACTACATTGGCTGCAGGAAGCTGCCTTGTTATTAGCAGTGCAAACGATAAGGGTAATAGATATATTTCTGTTGTTTTAAAATCAAAAAACAGAGCAGATTTATATGACAATATGTCTAAACTTCTTATGAAAATTGATAAATAGCATTGCACTATTCCTATTAATATTTTATAATATTATTATATTTGATAACAGTAATTTAAGGAGGGCATTACCATGGTTTCTATCATTGCAGGAGAGAAGGGTAAGGGAAAAACAAAAATTTTACTTGAGAAGGCTAATGAGGCTGTTTTAAAGGCAAACGGTTCAGTTATCTATCTTGATAAGAGTTCAAAGCATATGTATGAGCTTAATAACAAGATAAGACTTATTAACGTCAGTGAATTTCCTATTATGTCAGCAGACGGATTTATAGGATTTTTATCAGGTCTCATTTCATCTGACCATGATATCGAGGCTATATTCTTAGACAGCTTTTTGAAGTTGTCAGTTCTTGAAGGTTTAGATATTACTTCAACAATAGATCGTATAGAAACATTGGGTGAAAAGTATGGCATTGAATTTGTTTTGAGTGTTTCAATGGATGTTAATGCTTTGCCTGAGAATGCAAAAAAGAATGTTACTGTAACATTATAAAAAATGAAAATAACATATGATTTCAGACTTAGTACTTACAGAGATTATTTGATTTAATAAATGATGGCAGGTTTCATTTTATTGAGCCTGCCGTTTTAAAATTATTTGAAAAAAATATATTCTTGAAGTATAATTAATGAACTTGTATTTATGCAAGATAGAAGATCTGCTTTTATTTTAAGGAGAATAAAATTGGCTGAATCAAAAAAGATTATTCCCTATAAAAAAAGAATAACTTTAAATGTAGCTATAATACTCTTTCTGATTATTTCATTATATTTGTCTTTCTATGTTATAAAATTTCTCACAAGAAAACAGATAAGATACAGTGAAGTAGTAGAAGGTAGTATGTCTGAAGATAAGACTCACACAGGACTTATACTGAGAGATGAAAGCGTTGAGAAAGCACCATCCGGTGGATATATAAATATCTATATGAAGGATGGGAAAAGGGTTGCCGTTGGAGGTAGGGTATATTCATTAGATGCAACCGGAGATTTGAAAAAATTAAAGGAAGCATCAGCTGGAAAAGAGGATAGTATATCGGATTCAAATGTTGTTGAGATAAAAAAGAAATTATCAAATTTTGTATCAAATTATTTAGACTCAAATTTTGAATATGTGTATGATACAAAATATTTATTGGATAATGCTGCCAGTGAATATTCAAATATCATAAATATAGAAAATATTGATAATATTTCAAATGAGAACGAGTTGAGCCTTGATATAGTAACATCTCTAACATCAGGTGAGATATCCTATGCAATAGATGATATAGTTGAGAAAAAAGAAGAAGACTTGACAAAGAGTGATTTTGATACTTCAAAGCATCCAATTAGCTATATAAAAAACGAGCAGTTAATAGAAGAAAATACAGCTGTATATAGGGTGGTTAATAGTGAAACTTGGAGCATATATTTTGAATTCGATAAAGGAGAAGAAGAATTATATGCTGAGAAAAAAAGACTTACTGTAAAGTTTAAATCAAATGGATTGGAGCTTACAGGAAATTATTCGGTTGTTGAGACAAAGGATGGATACAGACTGGGTAAATTGACATTTGATAAATATATGATTCAATTTATATCAAACAGATATGTAGATTTTTATATACAATCATCTGATGTAAATGGTCTTAAGATACCGGTTAGATCTGTTCTTGAAAAAGATTTTTATACTATACCTGTTGATTTCTTGACAAAAGGTGGAGATGGTGTAGAAGATGGATTTTATAAAGAAGTCGATAATGACGGGGTTAGTTCGACTGTATTCGTTCCGGCTGATATAACAAAGGTAACTGATAAGAACTGCTATATTGATAAGAATAATGAGGACATAAAATCAGGAACTAAAATTATAAAACCTGATTCAAATGAAATTTATGAAGTCTCAAATACTGAAAAATTATTAGGAGTATATAATATAGACAAGGGCTATACTGCATTTAAAATTATTGATATAATAGGTTCGAATAAGGAATTTTATATTATAGATAAGGGAACCAGAAATGGTTTGAAAGTATATGATCATATTTTGTTAAACCCGGATAGTTTTATGGAAGGAGATTCTATTTATTAATAGGAGAAGAGATGGTTAAAGAAAACTTACAAGAGGTTATACACAACATGGAAATTGCCTGCAAAAACAGTGGTAGGGATATGAAGGATGTTACACTTATTGCTGTAAGTAAGACAAAGCCAAATGATTTGATTATGGAAGTTTATGAGAGTGGTATAAGGGATTTTGGTGAAAATAAGGTGCAGGATTTGGTCAAGAAAAGTGAAGAACTGCCAAAAGATATAAGATGGCATATGATTGGACATTTGCAAACTAACAAGGTTAGACAACTACTTGGAAATACTGTTTTAATACATTCTATTGACAGTATAAGGTTAGCTGATACAATAGATACAGAGGCGAAAAAAAAGAATATACATGTTGATGGGTTGCTTGAAATAAATGTTGCAAAAGAAGCTTCAAAGTATGGCTTTATAGAGGATGAATTGGAGGAAGTTTTACCAATATTTGCCAGATATAAAAACTTACATATAAAGGGATTTATGACAATAGCACCAAATGTTGATGATGCAGAAGAAAATAGAGAAATTTTCAAGAAATTAAAAAAAATGTCTGTTGACATAAATCAGAAAAACTATGATAATATAGAAGTGAGATTTTTATCAATGGGAATGACTGGCGATTATGTGGTGGCACTTGAAGAGGGTGCGGATTTTGTAAGAGTTGGTACAGGAATATTTGGGAAAAGGTAAGGAAGGATTGGAGAGCTTATGGTTAAGGATTTGTTTGAGAGAATCAGGGAGTATTTAAATGTTGGAGGCGGCGAGGATGATTATCAAGGTGAAGATGATTTTGAAGAAGGCATCGATGATACAGAAGAAGTTGATGCAGAAGATGAGGTGGAAGAGGAGTCAAAATTAAAGACTACTCATAAAATTACAAAGGTTGATAACGATAATATTGTTCCTATCAAAAAAGAAGTTGAGGTTACTATGTATAGACCTACATCTGTGGAAGAGTCAAGACTTGTTGTAGATAGTCTGAAGAAGGGGAAGACTGTTGTCCTTAATCTTGAAGATGTTAGAACAGCCATTGCACAGAGAATAGTGGACTTTGTATGTGGTGCAGCATATGAGATGCAAGGAAATCTTCAAAGTATATCTGAGAGTATATTTATTGTAACACCTGCAAACGTAGTATTGTCAGGAGATTTTACAGATTTACTTGGCATTGAGCATAACAGTTCGGACGCTTCAGGATTTGGGGGATGAGGTTATAGCTTTGGAAAAAGATGATCTAATTCTAAGAAATAAGATTTTAGATTTAGCAAGAAATGCATATTTTAAGAACATAGTGGCGTATTCTGTGTTCTTAAATTTATATGAGCAGACAATATTCGAGATGACTCGGAATGAATTGCCAAATGTAAATTATACTATGTTTGGGGGGTATTCTGAAGCAGAAAGAAAAGTTGTCTGCTTTTATTGTGATAAGACACCTGAATTTGATATATTGGAATACATAAATATTTCACCGGCAAATAAAAAGTTTGCACAGGATCTCACACATAGAGATTTCCTTGGGGCACTGATGAATCTTGGAATTGAAAGGCATATGATTGGTGATATATGTATTGTAGACAATATTGCACATCTTATTACATTCAAGAGTATGTCAGAAACCATAATCAATGAACTGGATATGGTAAAGCATACAAAGGTTGTTTTACAAAAAGAAAGTGCTGATGATCTAAAAACTGTAAATAGAGTAGAATACAAAAAGATAAATATCCCTTCAGAAAGATTAGACTCTATTATTGGATCTATATATAATATTTCCAGAAGCAAAGTAAATTTATATATTGATTCAGGTAAGGTGTTTATCAATTCTAAACAGTGTTTTTTACATTCATCTAAGGTAAAGCAAGGGGATATAATTACAGTAAGAGGACTTGGTAGAGCAAGATTTTTAGGTATAAGTTCCCTGTCAAAAAAAGGTAGATTGTTTGCTGAAACAGAGATTTTTAAATAGGTATTAATAATGTATTTAGATAGATTGGAAGTAAATTTTGAAAATAAGCCATGCTATGATATAGTAATTTCAGATGATTTTTCCGGTTTAAAAAAAGAATTAAACAAACTGGATATAGATAATAAAAGAATATGCATTGTTACAGATTCTAATGTGGCTGAGATATATTTGGATAATATAAAAGAAGAACTTAGCGGCTTGAATGTATTTGTACATACTTTTGAAGCCGGTGAGAAGAATAAACACCTTGGTACAGTATCAGATATATATGATACTCTTATTTTGAATAAGTTTGACAGGAAGGATATCTTACTTGCACTTGGTGGCGGAGTTGTGGGAGATGTATGTGGTTTTGTTGCTGCAACATATTTGAGGGGTATTGATTTTGTACAGATTCCTACAACTTTAGTTTCTCAAGTTGATTCGAGTATTGGCGGAAAAACCGGAGTTGATTTTAAACATTATAAAAATATGGTTGGAGCATTCTATATGCCAAGGCTTGTGTATGTGAATATCGATACATTAAGTACACTTCCAATGGTAGAGTTTTCATCAGGTATGGGTGAAGTTATAAAGCATGGCTTGATATTTGACAGAGAATATTACTATTGGCTTTTTGAAAACAGTAAGAATATATTGGCCGGAGATTTAAAAACTTTGGCAAATATGGTTCTTGTAAGTCAAAAAATCAAAAAGCAGGTTGTTGAAAATGATCCTTATGAAAAGGGACAAAGGGCTATATTAAATTTTGGACATACTTTGGGACATGCTATAGAAAAAGAAAAAAAATTCACACTGTCACATGGTGACTGTGTAGGTCTTGGTATGCTGGCAGCATTTTATATATGTATAAAAAAGAGTAAGCTGAGAAAAGAAGACAGGAGTTTTCTTACAGATTTGATGAAAATATATTCTTTGGATACAGAGACAGATATGGATGTGGAAAAAGTATTTGGGGCTACATTTAATGATAAGAAAATGGAATCAGGGAAAATAAAATTTATCTTGTTGAACAGTATTGGAGAAGCCTATATTGATAGAGAAGTATCAAAAAATGATATGATGGAGGCATTGGATAGTATATGCAGAAGAATATAGTATATAAATTTGGCTTGTTCTTGATCATGGTAGCGGCACTTGTGGGAGTAGACCAATGGAGTAAGTATGAAGCCCTAGTGAAATTAAAAAATGGAGCTGCTTACCCATTAATTAATAATATACTTTATTTTTGGTATTCAGAGAATGCAGGTGCTGCATTTGGAATACTTCAGGGTAAGCATATTTTTTTCTATATAATTACATTAGTGGTTTTGATAGGTATATTATACTTACTTTTTAAGTTGCCAAATGATAGTCATTATTTTTTGCTACTATGTTGTGGCGGTCTGATTTTTGCAGGTGCACTTGGCAATTTTATTGATAGAGTTATTAGAAATTATGTTGTAGATTTTATTTATTTTAAGCCGATAAATTTTCCTATATTTAATTTTGCAGATATTTGTGTAACAGTAGGAACTTTTTTATTGTTTATATGCTTGGTATTTGTATATAAAGAAAGTGAATTAGAATTTTATAAAAAATAGTTTTAGTTTGGAGATAAATGAACAGCTTTGAAATAATAGTAGAAGAATCGGATATTAATAAGAGGATAGATGTTTTTTTGGCAAAGAATTTAGAAAGCTTTTCTAGATCTTACATTCAAGACTTGATAAAAAAAGGGAAAGCTACTATTGGTGGTAAGTCTATAAAGGCAAATTACAGATTGAGGAATGGAGATAATGTAGTACTTAACATACCAAAGCCTGAGCCACTTGAGATTCTTCCGGAAAATATACCTTTGGATATTCTATATGAAGATAATGATGTAATACTTGTAAATAAACCAAAGGGAATGGTGGTGCATCCGGCAGCCGGGCACTATAGCGGTACTTTGGTAAATGCACTTTTATACCATTGCAAAGATAATCTTTCAGGTATTAATGGAGTATTAAGACCTGGAATAGTTCATAGAATAGATATGGATACAACCGGTGTTATTATTGCTTGCAAAAATGATAATGCTCATCAAAACATTGCAAAACAGCTGGCAGAACATAGTATTACAAGAAGATATGTTGCTATAGTAAATGGCAATCTAAAGGAAGATGAAGGAGTTGTAGATGCACCTATTGCCAGAGCCAAAAATGACAGAAAAAAGATGGCGGTAGATAAAGATGGAAAGACTGCGGTGACTTATTATAAAGTTTTAGAAAGGCTTAAAAATTATACATATATAGAGTGTGTACTTGAGACAGGTAGAACGCATCAAATAAGAGTTCATATGTCTTATATAAATCATCCTTTACTTGGTGATGAGATATATTCCGGTAAAAAGGAAAGTATGAAATTACAAGGGCAATGTTTACATGCTATGGTACTGGGGTTCATTCATCCTACTACAAATGAATATATGGAATTTAAAGCACCCATACCTGAATATTTTAATGAAATATTAAAAAAATTCAAAAAAAATTAACTTATATTCTATTTATATCAGCATAA is a window from the Lachnoanaerobaculum umeaense genome containing:
- a CDS encoding cell division protein SepF, with translation MVKDLFERIREYLNVGGGEDDYQGEDDFEEGIDDTEEVDAEDEVEEESKLKTTHKITKVDNDNIVPIKKEVEVTMYRPTSVEESRLVVDSLKKGKTVVLNLEDVRTAIAQRIVDFVCGAAYEMQGNLQSISESIFIVTPANVVLSGDFTDLLGIEHNSSDASGFGG
- a CDS encoding YggS family pyridoxal phosphate-dependent enzyme is translated as MVKENLQEVIHNMEIACKNSGRDMKDVTLIAVSKTKPNDLIMEVYESGIRDFGENKVQDLVKKSEELPKDIRWHMIGHLQTNKVRQLLGNTVLIHSIDSIRLADTIDTEAKKKNIHVDGLLEINVAKEASKYGFIEDELEEVLPIFARYKNLHIKGFMTIAPNVDDAEENREIFKKLKKMSVDINQKNYDNIEVRFLSMGMTGDYVVALEEGADFVRVGTGIFGKR
- a CDS encoding YlmH/Sll1252 family protein, whose translation is MEKDDLILRNKILDLARNAYFKNIVAYSVFLNLYEQTIFEMTRNELPNVNYTMFGGYSEAERKVVCFYCDKTPEFDILEYINISPANKKFAQDLTHRDFLGALMNLGIERHMIGDICIVDNIAHLITFKSMSETIINELDMVKHTKVVLQKESADDLKTVNRVEYKKINIPSERLDSIIGSIYNISRSKVNLYIDSGKVFINSKQCFLHSSKVKQGDIITVRGLGRARFLGISSLSKKGRLFAETEIFK
- the lspA gene encoding signal peptidase II codes for the protein MQKNIVYKFGLFLIMVAALVGVDQWSKYEALVKLKNGAAYPLINNILYFWYSENAGAAFGILQGKHIFFYIITLVVLIGILYLLFKLPNDSHYFLLLCCGGLIFAGALGNFIDRVIRNYVVDFIYFKPINFPIFNFADICVTVGTFLLFICLVFVYKESELEFYKK
- the aroB gene encoding 3-dehydroquinate synthase: MYLDRLEVNFENKPCYDIVISDDFSGLKKELNKLDIDNKRICIVTDSNVAEIYLDNIKEELSGLNVFVHTFEAGEKNKHLGTVSDIYDTLILNKFDRKDILLALGGGVVGDVCGFVAATYLRGIDFVQIPTTLVSQVDSSIGGKTGVDFKHYKNMVGAFYMPRLVYVNIDTLSTLPMVEFSSGMGEVIKHGLIFDREYYYWLFENSKNILAGDLKTLANMVLVSQKIKKQVVENDPYEKGQRAILNFGHTLGHAIEKEKKFTLSHGDCVGLGMLAAFYICIKKSKLRKEDRSFLTDLMKIYSLDTETDMDVEKVFGATFNDKKMESGKIKFILLNSIGEAYIDREVSKNDMMEALDSICRRI
- a CDS encoding twitching motility protein PilT, which codes for MVSIIAGEKGKGKTKILLEKANEAVLKANGSVIYLDKSSKHMYELNNKIRLINVSEFPIMSADGFIGFLSGLISSDHDIEAIFLDSFLKLSVLEGLDITSTIDRIETLGEKYGIEFVLSVSMDVNALPENAKKNVTVTL
- a CDS encoding RluA family pseudouridine synthase, with amino-acid sequence MNSFEIIVEESDINKRIDVFLAKNLESFSRSYIQDLIKKGKATIGGKSIKANYRLRNGDNVVLNIPKPEPLEILPENIPLDILYEDNDVILVNKPKGMVVHPAAGHYSGTLVNALLYHCKDNLSGINGVLRPGIVHRIDMDTTGVIIACKNDNAHQNIAKQLAEHSITRRYVAIVNGNLKEDEGVVDAPIARAKNDRKKMAVDKDGKTAVTYYKVLERLKNYTYIECVLETGRTHQIRVHMSYINHPLLGDEIYSGKKESMKLQGQCLHAMVLGFIHPTTNEYMEFKAPIPEYFNEILKKFKKN
- a CDS encoding HlyD family efflux transporter periplasmic adaptor subunit — encoded protein: MAESKKIIPYKKRITLNVAIILFLIISLYLSFYVIKFLTRKQIRYSEVVEGSMSEDKTHTGLILRDESVEKAPSGGYINIYMKDGKRVAVGGRVYSLDATGDLKKLKEASAGKEDSISDSNVVEIKKKLSNFVSNYLDSNFEYVYDTKYLLDNAASEYSNIINIENIDNISNENELSLDIVTSLTSGEISYAIDDIVEKKEEDLTKSDFDTSKHPISYIKNEQLIEENTAVYRVVNSETWSIYFEFDKGEEELYAEKKRLTVKFKSNGLELTGNYSVVETKDGYRLGKLTFDKYMIQFISNRYVDFYIQSSDVNGLKIPVRSVLEKDFYTIPVDFLTKGGDGVEDGFYKEVDNDGVSSTVFVPADITKVTDKNCYIDKNNEDIKSGTKIIKPDSNEIYEVSNTEKLLGVYNIDKGYTAFKIIDIIGSNKEFYIIDKGTRNGLKVYDHILLNPDSFMEGDSIY